The Synechococcus sp. UW69 DNA segment CGGACCCTGTCTTGTTCTCCCACTCCACCCCTTCCATGGGTGGATGACAGATGCGCATCGGCATCTGGGCCATGAGGTGATCCCGGTTGTGCAGAACCAATCGGAACATGGCCCGTTGCTGCGGCGCGGTCAGCAGCCCGAACAGGGATGCCAGTGAGTTTCCCAGGGAATAGAAGCGGAAATCCGGTCGTCCGGTTCGCATGTTCCCGATCATGTAACCGCCTCGGTTTTCGAGCCAGTCCTGCAACCAGTCCGGGATGACCTGCGGTTGAACGTTGAACTCGTTCTGATGCTGGTTGTCTCCGTACTGCTCCGTCGGACGTCGTCGAAGCACTTGCATGGTTTTACTGGTGACCCAGTAGTGCTTCAGCAGGAACTGCCGCAAGTCATGGGTCCATTGCCGGCTTAAGCGCAGCCGTTCTCCTAAAAGAACACTGTTCTCCTGGCGTTGGCACAGCTCCATCAGTCCCACGCAGCTGCGGAGTGCAGCAAAGAGCAACACTTCCACCTCCAATGGAGCACCCCATACGTCCATGGGGCGGTCAATCATGAAGGCGCAGTCCGGAACGAACAGCACCGGTGTTCCCTCGAAACTTGGGTGAAGAACGAGATCGAGCAGCAGTTGCAAACCACGCTGCACCTCAGGACTTCGACCGAAATCCGTGTCTCCACTTCGCTTGACGTAGATCCAGCAAAGAATCGGCCACCACAGGCTTGCATCCACTGAGGTGATGCGACCGATTGAGCGTTGGCCGTAGTCCGCAACGAGTTCCCCTTCCTCTTCAACGAAACTGGTGGGAAAGACACCGCGCGTTTGAACACTGGTGCTTTGCAGGTGAAGGCTGACGCTTAGAAACTGCTTCACGATGGCGAAGCGGCCTTCCAGCATCAGATAGATCATCACGGGAACGTTGTCCCGTAGGAAGATTTCTCCGTAGTTGAGAGCTTCGTCAGAGCGACGATGCTCCATC contains these protein-coding regions:
- a CDS encoding glycoside hydrolase 100 family protein — protein: MPTRFTEQSQRFRPNSNEDQVLQKAREHFEATLIGVQGELAGSVAAMEHRRSDEALNYGEIFLRDNVPVMIYLMLEGRFAIVKQFLSVSLHLQSTSVQTRGVFPTSFVEEEGELVADYGQRSIGRITSVDASLWWPILCWIYVKRSGDTDFGRSPEVQRGLQLLLDLVLHPSFEGTPVLFVPDCAFMIDRPMDVWGAPLEVEVLLFAALRSCVGLMELCQRQENSVLLGERLRLSRQWTHDLRQFLLKHYWVTSKTMQVLRRRPTEQYGDNQHQNEFNVQPQVIPDWLQDWLENRGGYMIGNMRTGRPDFRFYSLGNSLASLFGLLTAPQQRAMFRLVLHNRDHLMAQMPMRICHPPMEGVEWENKTGSDPKNWPWSYHNGGHWPSLLWFFGASILLHERLNPQADVLLMGQMKTLLDECYWSHLNQLPRQQWAEYFDGPTGTWVGQQSRTYQTWTIVGFLLMHHFLHVNPDDVLMLNLDESMGH